TCCGCTCACCCTTCCGGCCGGTACCCAGGTCATCACCTCGTACATCGCCTCTCTCGACCGGCCGGTCACGTACGAGACGACTGCGGACGTCATCGTGCCGGCGTACACCTCCCCCGTGCCCCAGGCCGTCGCGCTGGTGGCTGAGGGTGCCACGCAGGGCGACCGGACGCTGGCTCTGTACGCCTCGACCTCGGGGCAGCCGGCGACGACCGTGCGGGTGGAGGACATCGGCAGCAGCGACGGCACCAAGTCGCAGGTGTTCACGCTGGCCCAGGCCCCCGTGCTGCTCGACACGGTGCGGGTCTTCGTAGACGACGGCGTAGGTGGCACGGAGTGGACGAGGGTCGACAACTTCCTCCTGACCCGTGAGTCCGACCTGATTTTCACTGCGGCAACGGATGACCGGGGCGTCACGCAGGTCACTTTCGGCGACGGGGTCAACGGCGCGGTGCCGGCGACCGGATTGACCATCGCAGCGGCTTACCGGACCGGCGGTGGCTCGTACGGCAACGTGCCGCAAGGGTCCATCTCGGATCTCTCCGAGTCAGTTCCCGGAGTGGTGGTCGCCGGGTCCTCCCCGATGGCCGGCGGTGCCGACGAGGAGACCATCGACCAGATCCGCATCAACGCGCCCAGGGTTTTCCGGACCCAAGGCCGGGCGGTCAGCGCCACGGATTACGCCGACCTCGCCCTGACGGTCGCCGGCGTGGCAGATGCCCGTGCGGTAGTCCGCTCCGCCAGCGCGGTGACCATCTTCATCATCGGTCCGAACAACATCCTGCCGAGCGAAGGACAGCGAGACGCGGTCGCCCAGTACGTGCAGGCCCGCTCCCTTTCCGGCGTGGTCGTCAATGTCGTCAACGGCACGCTGGTCCCGGTCAACATCGGCTCCACCACGCTGCCGGTCCTCATTTCGGTGCAACCCCGCTACCGACGCGACACGGTGAAGCTCGCGGTCCAGCAAGCCATTCAGAGGGTGTTCACCCCGCCGGAAACCACGTTCGGTTCACGGGTCTCCATTTCGCACCTCTACCGAGCCATTCAGGAGGTCCCGGGAGTGGACTGGGCTGTCATTCAGATGATGGCGCGCTCCGATCTGACGCAGAGCGGCACGGCCGACGTCGTATGCCGCGACAACGAAATCCCGATCGTCGGCAACATCGTGATCACCGCCAGCGGCGGAGTATAGGAGCCCGCACCATGCCCGCTGTATATCCCATGTCGGTGCGGTCGTTCACACCGAAGACCGACAACGTCGACGTCATCTGGGCTGCCCACGTCAATGACTTGCAGAACGAGATGGCGGCCGTCGAGCGCACGGTGGGCGCCAACCCGCATGTCTGGCCCGGCTGGGTACCGGGCGGGAGCACGACCTGGCCGCCGAAGACCGGCACGATGACCGTCAAGACCCCAGCGCCCATTGCCAACTTCGGCGCTGCCAAAACCTATGCGTCCGTGGCCGACCGGCTCAAGGCGATGCAGCAGCAGGTGACGTGGCTGTCTCTCATGACGCAGCTCCTGGCCGGGCAGTCCGGGCAGAGCAAGCCCTTCAAGCCGGCCGCGGCCGTCATCCGGGCCCCGGGTATGAAGATCCCTGCCGGCGAGGGCAAATGGGTTCCGTTCAAGTGGGGTGCGGCCGATTTCGACCCCAACAAGATGTACCAGGGCGGATCGAACATCTACTCACCGCTCACCGGGTTCTGGGACGTCTCGGTGAACGTCTGGGCCGACTCCACGGTACGAAAGGCCAACGACTTGCACTTCGTGCACGTCCGGCTGATGCGTGGCTCAGAGGAAATCGCCGGTCAGGACAGCCTCATCGAGACGCAGACCTGGATTCGCCACCGCATCAACCTTTCCTGGCAGGGGCGTTGGAACAAGGGCGTGCCCATTCAGGTTCAGGTGAGCCAGCACGGTGCGAGCGACAACACCGTGGACGCAAACTGCAACATTTCCGTGTCGTTCGTACGCGACCTGACGTGAGGTGACGATGGGCGTCTACGAACTCGATATCTACGCCAAGACTCTCTACGGCGCACCGCTTTTCGTTTCCTTCGAATCCGCCATGTCCGCCGAGCAGCGCGGGTACGGGGCCCTGGAGGTCTCGTGGGAGACGCCTATCCAGGCGAACTCCAGTCAGATCCTTGCCGGGGTGAAGTCCTGGAGCCGGCTGCGCCTGGTCCGCAATTCGTACGGCATCCCGGAGACAGAGGACGACGGCTGGGTAATCCTCGAAAGCAGCGCGGGAGTTGGCGGCGGCAGCGGTGACCCCACGAACCGCTTCCTCGACGACTCGGCGGTTCCCGGCCGGGTCTACTACTACGCCGTTTTCGTCAGCACGGCCCCCGACGTCTACGACTCCGCCACCGCCTACTACCCCGGCGACCTCGCCACCTACAGCGGCAAGGTGTACGTGGCCTCCGCCAACTCGACGGGCCTCCAGCCCGACACCAACCCGGGGAGCTGGACCCTCACCGGCATGACGGAGTCGTGGTACCGGTGCGGAGGCTGCGTCGGCCTGGCCGTAAAGGACTTCACCCACAGCGAGCTTCTCTACGACCACATCCCCCGCCCGTACAAGGTCGACGTGGTCGAAAGCACCGCTTCGAGCATTCCGGTGAACGAGCAACTCCTGCGTTTCTGCCGGATCTTCGGGTACTTCTTTGACGTCATCAAATGCGAGCACGACCAGTTGCTCCGCATCAACAACGTCATGCTTTGCACCGACCGCCAACTCATGCTGCGTTCCCATGAGTTGGGCGTCAACGACCGTATGCCGGCACTGCCGGAGCTACGCCGCTCCTACGTGGCGAACGCGGCACTGATCCAGCGGGACCGCGGCAGCGTGGAGTCCACCCAGAAGCTGGTCAAGGCCCTCACCGGCTGGGACTCGGACGTCCTGATCGGCTACAACGAGCTGCACGATCTCGACGAGGCCGCCTTCGCCAGCCCCTCGTACCCCGACTGGCAGCGGGACAAGGTCTACTACACCACCGTCGGTTCCCAGCTCTACTCGGACATCGTCACCTACAACGGCACCCTGTACGCGGCCATCGGCACCCCCCGCCGCGAGTCGGCCTACCTGTCCTACACGGGCTCCAACCCGGTCCGGACGGGTACCGGATCGATCGTAAAAGACCCCGATCGGGTGGCCGACCCCTACCCCGGCTACGTCCGCCTCAGCAACGCCGCGGCCGGCGACACCCTCACGTACACCTTCGCCGCACCGGCGGCCGGCACCTACACGGTCCTCGCCGTCCTGATCGCCGACCCCGCCGGCGGCATCATCAGCGCGAAGGTCAACGGAGTCGACGGCGGCATGACCCCCATCGACCTCTACAGCTCCTCGCGACAGCAGGTGCCCGTCGCGGTCGTCGGCACCTTCACCCTCACCGCGACCGGCAACACCCTCACTCTGACCAGCACCGCAAAGAACGCCCTGTCCAAGGGCTACGACATCACCATCTCCTACCTGCTCATCCAGGGCACCGGCGTCAACTTGAACGTCACGCCGACCGGCCACGCCCAGTCCGCGACCTACTGGCAGGCCATCACGCCCAACACCTTGAAAGACACCCAGACCGAGTGGAATCCGCTGACTGCGGGATACGGCTCCTGGAACCTGCTGATCCCGGGCGGCGCCGTCAATCCGGACGTCACCGCCACCGCCACCCCCGACTGGTGGATCTCCCCACAGGGCGCATCGGTCGGTACCGGCAGCCCCGGCAGCGGAAACAGCCTGAATTACACGGCCCTCGGCACCGCCGGCACGCGCGAAGTCTTCCTCTCCGGCCCCGTCCGCACCACCGCCTGGAGCACCTCGGAGACCTACTACCCGGGGCAGGCAGTCACCTGGAATCCCCTGGGCTGGGCCACGGCTCCGGTGTACGTCGCCGTCACACAGAGCGTGGGCCGGCAGCCCGACCTCAACCCCGACAAGTGGCGCTTCACGCCCTACCGGTCGAATTTCACTCCCGAGGCGAGCCGCATCCTGACCGACTCGGTCTACACGCCGAAGGTCGTCTCCTGGTCCCCGACGCGCTCGTACAAGAAGGGCGCCCGGATCTCCTGGCGGGGACACCTCTACGAGGCCGCGCGGCCTTCGCTGGGCATCTACCCGACGGGCTACAGCACCGACAACCTGTGGTGGCGCTGGTGCGGGCTGAATATCCAGCGCTACACCTACTCGCTCTACCACAACCGCACCTCGACAGCGACCGGCGAGGACGTCCGGCTGTTCATCAACTGGTACAACTCCAACGGCACTTACGGCGGGCTGGGCTTCGTGCAGTCCGACGCCCAGATGCTGTTCGACCGGTTCGAGACGACGCCGACCTACCCGCAGGCCACCGGCAGCGCGCCCGCCGGCTGGACGGTGCCGACAGCAGGCACCCACGGCGTGGCCATCCCCTGGGTCACGGCCTGGGGCACCTGGGCCAACACTCGCGGTGTCGTACGTCCGACGGCCTGGAACTCCGCATCCGCCCTGGAGCGCCAGGCCGGCCGCGTCATGTTCTTCCAGCGGGACTGGGTCTACCCCACCCCTCCGGCCGGACAGCAGGGCGAGCAGGTCTACGCGACGTTCATGTCCGCGCCGGACGGCAGCCAGGCCCTGATGGAACACGGCCTGACCTTCCGGTACAACGCCTCCGCCTACTGGCTGGCCTCGCGTGACCGGCTGACGTACACCACCGTCACCGTCTCCGGCGGCACAGTCACCGCGGTCACCGTCGCCGTCGTCGCCACCTGGACGCCCATCGCCTACGGCGAGCGGATGCGCGTGCGCAACCGGTCCGGAGACATCCTCGTCGAGGCCCGCGGATGGTCTGGCTGGCGCACGCTCGCCAGCGTTTCCGACACCCGAAACAACACCGCGCTCGGGTACGGGCTGCTCGAAAGGGTCCGCACATGACCGTCGCAATCCCGATCCTGCTGGACGGCACCACGCCGAGCACGGGCGCTTTCACCCCGGCCCTCCGGCTCATCACGCAGATCGCCATGAACGCCGGCCAGAGTGTAGGAAACGGCGCCATCGCCCTGACCTACTCCGACGTTCCCGGCGCCTTCACCGATTTCGCGGTCGTGCCGTACGGGCCATCCGTGCAGACCGATCCAGCTTTCAGCCACGCCACTTCAGCCGTCATTCGCCTGGGCGGCACCGACCCGACCAACACCTGGCGGCGCCTCTCACTGACAGTCGAGTCCCCTAACCACAACTACGCCCCGGGCCCGATCGGCGGGATCTACGGGACGTTCGATTACGCCCGCCTGGGCATCACGTCGTCGGCCATGGCCGTGGGCGAGACGCAGCAGATCGCCTACGCGCAGTTCGAGCGCACGCCCCCGGGCATCGACCTCGACACGAGCCAGTTCGGCTCCAACCTGTTCGACCTGGAGCAGTCCTCGTACGAGGGCCGGCTGATGTTCACACCGGTCGGGGGCGGTGGCGAGACGGCCCACATGACGTACGTCCGCACCAACGAGTACACCTCGTGCGGCGAGTATTCGGGGAAGTTCGTCTATCAGAGCCCGCCGGCCGACAACTCATATGCGGCCGTGGCCCAGTTCGGCAGCTACCCGAACCTGATGGCCAAGCGGCAGACGTACGCGGACGTCAAATACAGGACATTCCTCCCCGGCGAGGGAACGCCGGACAACCCCAACGGGACCGGCGTATCGGGCGGCACCCCCGTGCCGGCCCCCGCCTCCCTCACCCTTGAACCCCTGCAAGCCGCACTGGTACGCGTCGAGCCCGGAGTCACCTACCAGGCCCAGATCTCCGTCGCCACGGAAACGGCCGGCCTGGACATCCGCTGCGCCGTCCTGCGCTTCGACGCGAATTTCAACCTCCTCGGCACCTTCGCGGCCGGCAGCACCGTGACCTCAGCCGGCGGCTACAGGTGGCAGCAGGCCACG
The DNA window shown above is from Streptomyces sp. NBC_01451 and carries:
- a CDS encoding baseplate J/gp47 family protein, translated to MAVDSGSVASIDYTSRDFTGYRDALLAYAQQVLPEWTSRSPADFGVVMVELFSYLGDIVSFYQDRIVDEGFLATATQRSSVVAIAQQLGYQPHTAIPATGQVAFSPAPGLTSPLTLPAGTQVITSYIASLDRPVTYETTADVIVPAYTSPVPQAVALVAEGATQGDRTLALYASTSGQPATTVRVEDIGSSDGTKSQVFTLAQAPVLLDTVRVFVDDGVGGTEWTRVDNFLLTRESDLIFTAATDDRGVTQVTFGDGVNGAVPATGLTIAAAYRTGGGSYGNVPQGSISDLSESVPGVVVAGSSPMAGGADEETIDQIRINAPRVFRTQGRAVSATDYADLALTVAGVADARAVVRSASAVTIFIIGPNNILPSEGQRDAVAQYVQARSLSGVVVNVVNGTLVPVNIGSTTLPVLISVQPRYRRDTVKLAVQQAIQRVFTPPETTFGSRVSISHLYRAIQEVPGVDWAVIQMMARSDLTQSGTADVVCRDNEIPIVGNIVITASGGV